A genomic window from Antedon mediterranea chromosome 4, ecAntMedi1.1, whole genome shotgun sequence includes:
- the LOC140046553 gene encoding asparagine synthetase [glutamine-hydrolyzing]-like isoform X1: MCGIWAIFGSEEDLQTHFEKACKISHRGPDSFCMQNINHFTNCLFGFHQLAIMDDALGMQPMRIKEFPHVIMMYNGEIYNYKKLRDHYGFNFTSDCDGEVLIHLYGRGGIDFMAKMLDGVFAFCILDTKTKKVYIGRDTIGVRPLFRLYKEKQRVLAICSEAKGLLGIEKVEEANGISQLLPGHYEEYNLGNDGKAVFVCQNQFHSITVVPKWALETSCQIPNADHAANIQFLFTEAVTKRFMANRRVGCFLSGGLDSSLVSALASKFAQENGVDYLFQTFAIGMSTESTDLSAARKVAAHIGSEHHEIVFTPEQGFEVIEDVIYALESYDVATIQSAIGMYLVSKYIKEKTDTVVVYSGEGADELCQGYGYFHFAPNSKEAEMESHRLLNTMYLFCGLRADRITAAHGLEIRVPFLDHHLVSYILSIPPNLRTPKGGIEKELLRKAFDGTDLLPEQVLWRKKEEFSDGVSSVEKTWKAILQEHIENLVTDKDMKDAPEVYKFNTPQSKEAFYYRKIFERLFPNRSSLIPYTWLRKWMN, from the exons ATGTGTGGAATTTGGGCAATATTTGGAAGTGAAGAAGATTTGCAAACACATTTTGAAAAGGCATGCAAGATATCGCACCGTGGACCCGATTCATTCTGTATGCaaaatattaatcattttacCAACTGCTTATTTGGGTTTCATCAACTTGCCATAATGGATGATGCACTAGGAATGCAGCCAATGAGAATAAAGGAATTCCCTCATGTCATCATGATGTACAATGGTGAAATTTACAATTATAAGAAG CTGCGTGACCATTATGGATTCAACTTCACAAGTGACTGTGATGGTGAAGTTTTAATTCACTTGTACGGTCGTGGCGGAATTGACTTTATGGCCAAGATGCTAGATGGAGTTTTTGCCTTTTGTATTCTTGACACAAAAACTAAAAAG GTGTATATTGGACGGGATACAATTGGCGTTCGACCATTGTTTCGTCTTTACAAGGAAAAACAAAGAGTGCTTGCCATATGTTCAGAAGCAAAGGGACTATTAGGAATTGAGAAAGTAGAGGAGGCTAATGGTATATCCCAGTTACTACCCGGTCATTACGAAGAATACAATTTGGGAAATGACGGAAAAGCTGTATTTGTTTGCCAAAATCAGTTTCATTCAATAACTGTTGTACCAAAATGGGCTTTGGAAACATCATGTCAAATACCAA ATGCAGATCATGCAGCTAATATTCAATTCTTGTTTACCGAGGCTGTTACAAAAAGATTTATGGCAAACAGAAGAGTAGGTTGCTTCTTATCAG GAGGATTGGATTCAAGTCTAGTTTCAGCATTAGCATCCAAATTTGCTCAAGAGAATGGAGTTGATTATCTTTTTCAGACTTTTGCAATCGGAATGAGTACAGAGAGCACTGATCTTTCTGCTGCACGGAAAGTAGCTGCACACATTGGAAGTGAGCACCACGAGATTGTTTTTACTCCAGAACAAGGCTTTGAAGTTATTGAAGACGTTATATATGCTCTTGAATCATATGATGTTGCTACTATACAATCTGCAATTG GCATGTACCTTGTTTCAAAGtatattaaagaaaaaacagaTACTGTAGTGGTTTATTCAGGAGAAGGTGCTGATGAACTCTGCCAAGGTTATGGCTATTTTCATTTTGCTCCAAATTCTAAAGAAGCAGAAATGGAGAGCCACCGACTACTCAACACAATGTACTTGTTCTGTGGCCTAAGAGCTGATAGAATTACAGCTGCTCATGG gcttGAAATCCGAGTACCATTTTTAGATCATCACTTAGTGTCCTACATTTTGTCAATACCTCCAAATCTTCGTACACCCAAAGGTGGAATAGAAAAGGAGCTCTTGCGCAAGGCATTTGATGGAACCGATCTTTTACCAGAGCAAGTTTTatggagaaagaaagaagaatttAGTGACGGAGTGTCATCTGTTGAAAAGACATGGAAAGCAATTTTGCAAGAACACATAGAAAATTTG GTAACTGATAAAGATATGAAGGATGCCCCGGAAGTGTACAAATTTAATACGCCACAATCAAAGGAAGCTTTCTATTACAGAAAGATATTTGAGCGACTATTTCCAAACCGTTCCTCTTTAATTCCGTACACATGGTTACGAAAGTGGATGAACTAA
- the LOC140046553 gene encoding asparagine synthetase [glutamine-hydrolyzing]-like isoform X2, whose translation MCGIWAIFGSEEDLQTHFEKACKISHRGPDSFCMQNINHFTNCLFGFHQLAIMDDALGMQPMRIKEFPHVIMMYNGEIYNYKKLRDHYGFNFTSDCDGEVLIHLYGRGGIDFMAKMLDGVFAFCILDTKTKKVYIGRDTIGVRPLFRLYKEKQRVLAICSEAKGLLGIEKVEEANGISQLLPGHYEEYNLGNDGKAVFVCQNQFHSITVVPKWALETSCQIPNADHAANIQFLFTEAVTKRFMANRRVGCFLSGGLDSSLVSALASKFAQENGVDYLFQTFAIGMSTESTDLSAARKVAAHIGSEHHEIVFTPEQGFEVIEDVIYALESYDVATIQSAIGMYLVSKYIKEKTDTVVVYSGEGADELCQGYGYFHFAPNSKEAEMESHRLLNTMYLFCGLRADRITAAHGLEIRVPFLDHHTPKGGIEKELLRKAFDGTDLLPEQVLWRKKEEFSDGVSSVEKTWKAILQEHIENLVTDKDMKDAPEVYKFNTPQSKEAFYYRKIFERLFPNRSSLIPYTWLRKWMN comes from the exons ATGTGTGGAATTTGGGCAATATTTGGAAGTGAAGAAGATTTGCAAACACATTTTGAAAAGGCATGCAAGATATCGCACCGTGGACCCGATTCATTCTGTATGCaaaatattaatcattttacCAACTGCTTATTTGGGTTTCATCAACTTGCCATAATGGATGATGCACTAGGAATGCAGCCAATGAGAATAAAGGAATTCCCTCATGTCATCATGATGTACAATGGTGAAATTTACAATTATAAGAAG CTGCGTGACCATTATGGATTCAACTTCACAAGTGACTGTGATGGTGAAGTTTTAATTCACTTGTACGGTCGTGGCGGAATTGACTTTATGGCCAAGATGCTAGATGGAGTTTTTGCCTTTTGTATTCTTGACACAAAAACTAAAAAG GTGTATATTGGACGGGATACAATTGGCGTTCGACCATTGTTTCGTCTTTACAAGGAAAAACAAAGAGTGCTTGCCATATGTTCAGAAGCAAAGGGACTATTAGGAATTGAGAAAGTAGAGGAGGCTAATGGTATATCCCAGTTACTACCCGGTCATTACGAAGAATACAATTTGGGAAATGACGGAAAAGCTGTATTTGTTTGCCAAAATCAGTTTCATTCAATAACTGTTGTACCAAAATGGGCTTTGGAAACATCATGTCAAATACCAA ATGCAGATCATGCAGCTAATATTCAATTCTTGTTTACCGAGGCTGTTACAAAAAGATTTATGGCAAACAGAAGAGTAGGTTGCTTCTTATCAG GAGGATTGGATTCAAGTCTAGTTTCAGCATTAGCATCCAAATTTGCTCAAGAGAATGGAGTTGATTATCTTTTTCAGACTTTTGCAATCGGAATGAGTACAGAGAGCACTGATCTTTCTGCTGCACGGAAAGTAGCTGCACACATTGGAAGTGAGCACCACGAGATTGTTTTTACTCCAGAACAAGGCTTTGAAGTTATTGAAGACGTTATATATGCTCTTGAATCATATGATGTTGCTACTATACAATCTGCAATTG GCATGTACCTTGTTTCAAAGtatattaaagaaaaaacagaTACTGTAGTGGTTTATTCAGGAGAAGGTGCTGATGAACTCTGCCAAGGTTATGGCTATTTTCATTTTGCTCCAAATTCTAAAGAAGCAGAAATGGAGAGCCACCGACTACTCAACACAATGTACTTGTTCTGTGGCCTAAGAGCTGATAGAATTACAGCTGCTCATGG gcttGAAATCCGAGTACCATTTTTAGATCATCAC ACACCCAAAGGTGGAATAGAAAAGGAGCTCTTGCGCAAGGCATTTGATGGAACCGATCTTTTACCAGAGCAAGTTTTatggagaaagaaagaagaatttAGTGACGGAGTGTCATCTGTTGAAAAGACATGGAAAGCAATTTTGCAAGAACACATAGAAAATTTG GTAACTGATAAAGATATGAAGGATGCCCCGGAAGTGTACAAATTTAATACGCCACAATCAAAGGAAGCTTTCTATTACAGAAAGATATTTGAGCGACTATTTCCAAACCGTTCCTCTTTAATTCCGTACACATGGTTACGAAAGTGGATGAACTAA
- the LOC140046553 gene encoding asparagine synthetase [glutamine-hydrolyzing]-like isoform X3 — MVRDVVVEVGCEEYGSEFSVFESIPCTVVYIGPQAKVYIGRDTIGVRPLFRLYKEKQRVLAICSEAKGLLGIEKVEEANGISQLLPGHYEEYNLGNDGKAVFVCQNQFHSITVVPKWALETSCQIPNADHAANIQFLFTEAVTKRFMANRRVGCFLSGGLDSSLVSALASKFAQENGVDYLFQTFAIGMSTESTDLSAARKVAAHIGSEHHEIVFTPEQGFEVIEDVIYALESYDVATIQSAIGMYLVSKYIKEKTDTVVVYSGEGADELCQGYGYFHFAPNSKEAEMESHRLLNTMYLFCGLRADRITAAHGLEIRVPFLDHHLVSYILSIPPNLRTPKGGIEKELLRKAFDGTDLLPEQVLWRKKEEFSDGVSSVEKTWKAILQEHIENLVTDKDMKDAPEVYKFNTPQSKEAFYYRKIFERLFPNRSSLIPYTWLRKWMN, encoded by the exons ATGGTACGTGACGTGGTTGTGGAAGTAGGTTGTGAAGAATATGGCTCGGAATTTTCAGTTTTCGAAAGTATTCCTTGCACAGTTGTGTACATCGGTCCTCAAGCAAAG GTGTATATTGGACGGGATACAATTGGCGTTCGACCATTGTTTCGTCTTTACAAGGAAAAACAAAGAGTGCTTGCCATATGTTCAGAAGCAAAGGGACTATTAGGAATTGAGAAAGTAGAGGAGGCTAATGGTATATCCCAGTTACTACCCGGTCATTACGAAGAATACAATTTGGGAAATGACGGAAAAGCTGTATTTGTTTGCCAAAATCAGTTTCATTCAATAACTGTTGTACCAAAATGGGCTTTGGAAACATCATGTCAAATACCAA ATGCAGATCATGCAGCTAATATTCAATTCTTGTTTACCGAGGCTGTTACAAAAAGATTTATGGCAAACAGAAGAGTAGGTTGCTTCTTATCAG GAGGATTGGATTCAAGTCTAGTTTCAGCATTAGCATCCAAATTTGCTCAAGAGAATGGAGTTGATTATCTTTTTCAGACTTTTGCAATCGGAATGAGTACAGAGAGCACTGATCTTTCTGCTGCACGGAAAGTAGCTGCACACATTGGAAGTGAGCACCACGAGATTGTTTTTACTCCAGAACAAGGCTTTGAAGTTATTGAAGACGTTATATATGCTCTTGAATCATATGATGTTGCTACTATACAATCTGCAATTG GCATGTACCTTGTTTCAAAGtatattaaagaaaaaacagaTACTGTAGTGGTTTATTCAGGAGAAGGTGCTGATGAACTCTGCCAAGGTTATGGCTATTTTCATTTTGCTCCAAATTCTAAAGAAGCAGAAATGGAGAGCCACCGACTACTCAACACAATGTACTTGTTCTGTGGCCTAAGAGCTGATAGAATTACAGCTGCTCATGG gcttGAAATCCGAGTACCATTTTTAGATCATCACTTAGTGTCCTACATTTTGTCAATACCTCCAAATCTTCGTACACCCAAAGGTGGAATAGAAAAGGAGCTCTTGCGCAAGGCATTTGATGGAACCGATCTTTTACCAGAGCAAGTTTTatggagaaagaaagaagaatttAGTGACGGAGTGTCATCTGTTGAAAAGACATGGAAAGCAATTTTGCAAGAACACATAGAAAATTTG GTAACTGATAAAGATATGAAGGATGCCCCGGAAGTGTACAAATTTAATACGCCACAATCAAAGGAAGCTTTCTATTACAGAAAGATATTTGAGCGACTATTTCCAAACCGTTCCTCTTTAATTCCGTACACATGGTTACGAAAGTGGATGAACTAA